A stretch of Streptosporangium album DNA encodes these proteins:
- a CDS encoding acyl-CoA dehydrogenase, translating into MLALLSDEQQMLKEVAVQIAGSAGPANPSDLHTRDRAAAWQSLAQSGLLALRTRDDEGRPVGSGVEVAVVAEALGAGLVPVPYLGSAILATELLALAGAHDEAEALAQGVSRTGVLLDRDLSALARVPGDGPTYGWDVDGAAAALALTDSPDGPQVVRVSLETGFVPVAGADLTRTLVRSDGPIGAAHLTPVGRPLSPEDLQRWEALTLTAISADAVGVMRAAVARAVAYAKERVQYGVLIGSFQAVQHMCAEAYVSAESAASATNYAAWAVDELDPTEALMAARTAKAQCAAVARDVTETVMQVFGGIGQTYEHIAHVHTRRALTDRQVFGDEGTQLLRIADVRLTGE; encoded by the coding sequence GTGCTCGCTCTACTCAGTGACGAGCAGCAAATGCTCAAAGAGGTGGCTGTCCAGATCGCCGGTTCCGCCGGTCCGGCGAACCCGAGTGATCTGCACACCCGGGACCGGGCCGCCGCCTGGCAGTCGCTGGCCCAGTCGGGCCTGCTGGCGCTGCGGACGCGAGACGACGAAGGGCGCCCGGTCGGTTCCGGAGTCGAGGTCGCGGTGGTCGCCGAGGCGCTGGGCGCGGGTCTGGTTCCGGTGCCCTATCTCGGCTCGGCCATTCTCGCCACGGAGCTACTCGCCCTGGCCGGCGCGCACGACGAGGCCGAGGCCCTGGCGCAGGGGGTGTCCCGGACAGGCGTCCTGCTCGACCGCGACCTGTCCGCCCTGGCCAGGGTGCCGGGCGACGGACCGACGTACGGCTGGGACGTCGACGGGGCGGCGGCCGCACTGGCGCTGACCGACTCGCCCGACGGACCCCAGGTGGTACGGGTGTCGCTGGAGACCGGGTTCGTTCCGGTGGCCGGCGCCGACCTCACCCGCACGCTGGTCCGCTCCGACGGTCCGATCGGCGCGGCCCATCTGACCCCGGTGGGACGGCCGTTGTCGCCCGAGGATCTCCAGCGGTGGGAGGCGCTCACGCTCACCGCGATCAGCGCCGACGCGGTCGGCGTCATGCGCGCCGCCGTGGCACGGGCGGTCGCCTATGCCAAGGAGCGCGTGCAGTATGGCGTGCTCATCGGCTCCTTCCAGGCGGTCCAGCACATGTGCGCGGAGGCGTACGTGAGCGCGGAGTCGGCGGCGAGCGCCACGAACTACGCGGCGTGGGCGGTCGACGAACTCGACCCGACGGAGGCGCTGATGGCCGCCCGTACGGCGAAGGCGCAGTGCGCGGCCGTCGCGCGTGACGTGACCGAGACGGTCATGCAGGTGTTCGGCGGCATCGGGCAGACCTACGAGCACATCGCCCACGTGCACACGCGCCGCGCGTTGACGGATCGCCAGGTCTTCGGTGACGAGGGCACCCAGCTGCTGCGCATCGCTGATGTCCGACTGACGGGAGAGTGA
- a CDS encoding TetR/AcrR family transcriptional regulator, translating into MTIDLDDARLQTEAARRLADAARELFVKKGFSATSVSDITERAGMSVGSLYYHYGSKTNVYIAIWLKYQRSQEARARETVVAVRAAGVTNGLRLFLAGTRAYLLGAWEHRDVVRIVADGDTPPGFGLRMRRITQDWLRQNSTLLRESANTLGQDDALGVRAIVAIVTEAIGGICREVAACATREEAEELVARAIDVFARLANSPSDNQYRPDSREALGGGAPFRDDGGW; encoded by the coding sequence GTGACCATCGATCTGGATGATGCGCGGTTGCAGACGGAGGCCGCCCGCAGGCTCGCGGACGCGGCCCGCGAGCTTTTCGTCAAAAAGGGCTTCTCTGCGACGAGTGTGAGTGACATCACCGAGCGCGCGGGCATGAGCGTGGGTTCTCTCTATTATCACTACGGCAGTAAGACCAACGTTTACATCGCGATTTGGCTGAAGTATCAGCGCAGCCAGGAGGCGCGCGCCCGGGAAACGGTCGTGGCCGTGCGGGCCGCTGGGGTCACTAACGGACTTCGGCTGTTCCTCGCCGGGACCCGGGCCTATCTGCTCGGCGCCTGGGAGCACCGTGACGTGGTACGAATCGTCGCGGACGGGGACACGCCCCCGGGGTTCGGGCTGCGAATGCGCCGCATCACCCAGGATTGGCTCCGGCAGAATTCCACCCTGTTGCGGGAGAGCGCGAATACGCTCGGACAGGATGACGCACTGGGCGTCCGCGCGATTGTCGCGATCGTCACCGAGGCCATAGGCGGGATCTGCCGTGAAGTAGCCGCCTGTGCCACCCGCGAGGAGGCCGAGGAATTGGTGGCCCGGGCTATCGACGTCTTCGCTCGGCTTGCGAATTCGCCTTCGGACAATCAATACCGGCCCGATAGCCGGGAGGCTCTCGGGGGCGGCGCGCCGTTTCGCGACGACGGCGGTTGGTGA
- a CDS encoding (Fe-S)-binding protein: MLWVAIIGLVMTGVALAFAGRRVAFLYKLATSGQPAPERIEYAKENAGAEIKAQLVEVFGQKKLLKWTPSGTAHFFVMWAFFILATVYLEAYGALIQGAVTGTPDFHIPLIGTWAILGFLQDFIAVAALVGLIAFSAIRIKNSPKKMGRDSRFSGSHLGGAWLVLFMIFNVIWTMFLFRGAAVNTGNFPYASGAFASELTAKILPTSELLEEIGLLLHIGVMLVFLIIVVNSKHLHIFTAPLNVLFSRRPDGLGAAQEMRSGGKVLDFEEADPEVDVFGRGKITDTSWKGFLDFYTCTECGRCQSQCPAWNTGKPLSPKMLIIDQRDYAFQVAPYLLAGEEQKDSHPQDVLALLEKPLVGEDGVIHPDVLWSCTNCGACVEQCPVDIEHIDHILDMRRYQVMIESSFPSEAGVMLKNLENKGNPWGMSEMKRAEWIEELDFEVPIIDEKMSEDVEYLFWVGCAGALEDRAKKTTKAVAELLHIAGVKFGVLGPMEACTGDPARRLGMEFLFNMLAQQNIETLNEAGVKKIVATCPHCFNTLANEYPQLGGAYEVVHHTQLLAHLVEEGRLTPITPIEEKITYHDPCFLGRHNKVYAQPRDIMAKVPGVQAQEMHRHKDRGFCCGAGGARMWMEERIGKRINTERVDEALTTDPDTVSTACPFCLVMLGDAINEKKASGEAKETLEVVDVAQLLIKSVKGEPVVG; encoded by the coding sequence GTGCTCTGGGTTGCGATCATCGGGCTCGTCATGACGGGCGTCGCGCTCGCCTTCGCGGGCCGCCGCGTGGCGTTCCTCTACAAGCTCGCCACAAGCGGCCAGCCCGCCCCCGAACGGATCGAGTACGCCAAGGAGAACGCCGGCGCGGAGATCAAGGCCCAGCTGGTCGAGGTCTTCGGGCAGAAGAAGCTGCTCAAATGGACGCCGTCGGGCACCGCGCACTTCTTCGTGATGTGGGCGTTCTTCATCCTGGCGACGGTCTATCTCGAGGCGTACGGCGCGCTCATCCAGGGGGCCGTCACCGGCACTCCCGACTTCCACATCCCGCTGATCGGGACGTGGGCGATCCTCGGCTTCCTGCAGGACTTCATCGCGGTCGCGGCGCTCGTGGGACTGATCGCCTTCTCCGCGATCCGGATCAAGAACTCGCCGAAGAAGATGGGGCGCGATTCCCGGTTCTCCGGCTCGCATCTGGGCGGCGCCTGGCTCGTCCTCTTCATGATCTTCAACGTGATCTGGACGATGTTCCTCTTCCGTGGCGCGGCCGTGAACACGGGGAACTTCCCGTACGCGTCCGGCGCGTTCGCCTCGGAGCTGACCGCGAAGATCCTGCCGACCAGCGAGCTGCTGGAGGAGATCGGCCTCCTGCTGCACATCGGCGTCATGCTGGTGTTCCTCATCATCGTGGTGAACTCCAAGCACCTGCACATCTTCACCGCCCCGCTGAACGTGCTGTTCTCCCGCCGTCCCGACGGCCTGGGCGCGGCGCAGGAAATGCGCAGCGGCGGCAAGGTGCTGGATTTCGAGGAGGCCGACCCCGAGGTCGACGTCTTCGGCCGGGGCAAGATCACCGACACCTCTTGGAAGGGCTTCCTCGACTTCTACACCTGCACCGAGTGCGGTCGCTGCCAGTCGCAGTGCCCGGCCTGGAACACCGGCAAGCCGCTGTCGCCGAAGATGCTGATCATCGACCAGCGTGACTACGCCTTCCAGGTCGCTCCGTACCTCCTGGCGGGCGAGGAGCAGAAGGACTCGCACCCGCAGGACGTACTCGCCCTGCTGGAGAAGCCGCTGGTCGGTGAGGACGGCGTCATCCACCCGGATGTGCTGTGGTCCTGCACCAACTGCGGCGCCTGCGTCGAGCAGTGCCCGGTCGACATCGAGCACATCGACCACATCCTCGACATGCGCCGTTACCAGGTCATGATCGAGTCCTCGTTCCCGTCCGAGGCGGGCGTCATGCTCAAGAACCTCGAGAACAAGGGCAACCCGTGGGGCATGTCCGAGATGAAGCGGGCCGAGTGGATCGAGGAGCTCGACTTCGAGGTCCCGATCATCGACGAGAAGATGTCCGAGGACGTCGAGTACCTCTTCTGGGTCGGCTGCGCCGGCGCCCTGGAGGACCGGGCCAAGAAGACCACCAAGGCGGTCGCCGAACTGCTGCACATCGCCGGCGTGAAGTTCGGCGTGCTCGGCCCGATGGAGGCGTGCACGGGTGACCCGGCCCGCCGTCTGGGCATGGAGTTCCTGTTCAACATGCTCGCCCAGCAGAACATCGAGACGCTGAACGAGGCCGGGGTCAAGAAGATCGTCGCGACCTGCCCGCACTGCTTCAACACGCTCGCCAACGAGTACCCGCAGCTCGGCGGCGCCTACGAGGTCGTCCACCACACCCAGCTCCTGGCGCACCTCGTCGAGGAGGGCAGGCTCACCCCGATCACGCCGATCGAGGAGAAGATCACCTACCACGACCCCTGCTTCCTCGGCCGCCACAACAAGGTGTACGCGCAGCCCCGCGACATCATGGCGAAGGTGCCCGGCGTCCAGGCGCAGGAGATGCACCGCCACAAGGACCGCGGCTTCTGCTGCGGCGCCGGAGGCGCGCGCATGTGGATGGAGGAGCGGATCGGCAAGCGCATCAACACCGAACGGGTGGACGAGGCGCTGACCACCGATCCGGACACCGTCTCCACCGCGTGCCCGTTCTGCCTCGTCATGCTGGGCGACGCCATCAACGAGAAGAAGGCCAGCGGCGAGGCCAAGGAGACGCTGGAGGTCGTCGACGTGGCGCAGCTCCTGATCAAGTCCGTCAAGGGCGAGCCGGTCGTCGGCTGA